The window GTCGCGACGCCCGCCCGCAGCGCGCTGCTCGAGCGCGACACCGTCTGGTACCCGACGCTGTCCAGCGCCGGGCTGCCGTCGATCGGGCAGCACACCCTCGCCGAAGGCGGGCGCGTCGCGGTGCCCACCGGGACCGGCGGCCGGATCATCGGCGTCGTCGAGATGTGCTGGCCGGACCCGCTGCCCGCCGAGCCCGGACGACAGCGTCGGCAGCTGGAGGCGCTGGCCGAGTTGTGCGCGCACACGCTCGACACCTGGGACGGCGTGATCGCGCCGGTGGCCGCGGACGGGTCCGGGGACTTCCTCGGCGAGCTGGTGGATTTCGTCGACGGCCTGCACGACCCGGCCGTGCTGCTCTCGCCGTGCCTCGACGGCGGCCGGCTGAGCGACTTCCGCATCCACCACGCCAACGTCCGCTTCGCCGACCCCGGCGGGCGGCCGCGCAGCCGGATCGTCGGCACCCGGCTGCTGGAGACCTACCCGCTGGCGGCCGAGGAAAGCGGCCTGCTCGACATGATCCAGCGGGTCTACGCCACCGGCGAGCCGTTCCGCGCCGAGAGCATGGCGATCACCACCCTGGTCGACCAGGTGCCGCTGACCGTCCTCGCCGACGTCAGCGTGACCCGCTTCGCCGGCAACGTGCTGCTGATCCTGCGGATCCAGGACGACGCCGCGAAGCTCGCGGTGCTGCTGCAGCACGCCCAGCGGCTCGGCCGCATCGGCGGCTTCGAGGAGAACGTCGTGACCGGGGCGATCACCTGGAACACCGAGCTGTTCGCGTTGTACGGGCTGCCGCCGACCGCGACCCCGCTGTCGCTGAACGAACTGGCCGCGCACGCGCACGCGGACGACGCGCAGGGGATCGGCCGGTTCCTGCGCGCGGTGCTGCACCACCGGCGCCCGTCGTCGACGGCGTTCCGGCTGCAGCGCTCCGACGGCGTCGCCCGGTACATCCGGGTGGTCGCCGAGCCGGTCGTGGACAGTCGCGGCGAGCTCGTCGCGGTCCGCGGGGCTTATCAGGACGTTTCGGCGCAGCACTGGACCGAGGTGGCGCTCGCCGCGACGCGGGACAGGCTGGCCGAGACCGAGCAGCAGGCGATCGAGCGCAACCGGCTCACGCTGCAGCTGCAGCACGCGATCATGCCGCCGGCCACCGGCCCGATCGACATGCCGGGCCTGCGCGCCGCGGTCCGCTACCGGCCCGCGGAGAAGGAGCACCTGGTCGGCGGCGACTGGTACGACGCGGTCGCGCTCCCGACCGGCGAGGTGCTGCTGTGCGTCGGCGACGTCGCCGGGCACGGCATCGACGCGGCGACCGGGATGGTGAGCCTCCGCAACGCCCTGCGCGGCCTCGCGGCCACGGGTGCCGGGCCGGCCCAGCTGCTGACGTGGCTCAACCTGGTGGCCTACCACCTGACCGACCACGTGACGGCGACGGCGGTGGCGGCGGTGTACGACCCGGCGCACCGCAAGCTCCGCTGGGCCCGCGCCGGCCACCTGCCCCCGATCGTCCGCCACCGCGACGGCTCGGCGACGACGTTGCCGCTGATCCGCGGGTCGCTGCTGGGCGCGGTACGGGACGTCGAGTACCAGGAAGAGGAGCTCCAGCTCGCGGACGGCGACATCCTGCTGATCTACACGGACGGCCTGATCGAGCGCCGCGACCGCCCGGTGCAGGAGACGGTGTCGCGGCTGGTGACGCTGGTGGAGGGCCACGGCGGCGAGCTGGAGCACCAGCTGGACACGCTGCTGACCTACAGCACGGCCGACACCGACGACGACACGTGCGTGGTGGGCATCGAGGTCACGGCGACACCCTGAACCGCGTCGGCTCGCCCGGCTCAAGGGTTGACGGCCAGCACCAGGAAACCCGCCAGCAGCACCAGGTGCACGCCGCCCTGCAGGCGCGTCGCCCGGCCGGGGACCACCGTCAGGACGCTCACCACGACGGTCAGCGCCAGCAGCACGATCTGCGTCGAACCCAGGCCCAGCAGCAGCTGGACCGGCAGCCACACCGACGCCAGCGCGATCGCCGGGATGGTCAGGCCGATGCTCGCGATCGCCGAGCCGTAGGCGAGGTTGAGACTGATCTGCATCCGGTCGCGCCGGGCCGCGCGCGTGGCCGCGAGGGTCTCCGGCAGCAGGACGAGCAACGCGATCACGACGCCGACGAACGACTGCGGGAACCCGGCCGCGCGCACGCCCGACTCGATCGCCGGGGACTCGACCTTGGCCAGCCCGACCACCGCGACCAGTGCCACCAGCAGGAGCGCGAGGCTGCCCAGCGCGGCCCGGTTGGACGGCGGGTCGGCGTGGTCGTCCTCCTTGACCTCGCCGTCGGCGGCCACCGGGAGGAAGAAGTCGCGGTGGCGCACGGTCTGCGTCAGCACGAAAGTGCCGTACAGCGCCAGCGACGCGACCGCCGCGAAGGCCAGCTGCGCCGGGGAGAACGCCGGACCGGGGGTGCTGGAGGTGAACGTCGGCAGCACGAGGCTCAGTGCGGCCAGCGTCGCGACCGTGGCGAGCGCGGCGCCGCTGCCTTCGGGGTTGAACAGCGTGACGCCGTAGCGGCGTGCGCCGGCGAGCAGCGAGATGCCGACGATGCCGTTGGTCGTGATCATCACCGCGGCGAACACGGTGTCCCGCGCCAGCGAACCGGCTTCCGGGCCGCCGGAGACCATCATCGTGACGATCAGCGCGACCTCGATGACGGTGACCGCGACCGCGAGCACGAGCGATCCGAACGGCTCGCCGACGCGGTGCGCGACGACCTCCGCGTGGTGCACCGCGGCCAGCACGGTCGCGCCCAGCGCGATCGCGACGACCGCCACGAAGACCGGGCCGAGGTCGCGGCCCCAGGCCAGCGCCAGCACGACCACGCCGA of the Amycolatopsis sp. NBC_01488 genome contains:
- a CDS encoding SpoIIE family protein phosphatase; amino-acid sequence: MTAEEETLPVLAPPAEVSANLARLADTVARLRGEVDHAHAVADGRALIELAKGVLMERLHCTPADAARQLETLAERAGLTSLEFAADVVGEAAEDRITEVTQEFLARAEGEESVAVRLRTAESGVLAAGDTQRVAESILEHALRPLGASAVAVWLAGPDGSLTLAGSAGFSAEEAARWRYVPPGVATPARSALLERDTVWYPTLSSAGLPSIGQHTLAEGGRVAVPTGTGGRIIGVVEMCWPDPLPAEPGRQRRQLEALAELCAHTLDTWDGVIAPVAADGSGDFLGELVDFVDGLHDPAVLLSPCLDGGRLSDFRIHHANVRFADPGGRPRSRIVGTRLLETYPLAAEESGLLDMIQRVYATGEPFRAESMAITTLVDQVPLTVLADVSVTRFAGNVLLILRIQDDAAKLAVLLQHAQRLGRIGGFEENVVTGAITWNTELFALYGLPPTATPLSLNELAAHAHADDAQGIGRFLRAVLHHRRPSSTAFRLQRSDGVARYIRVVAEPVVDSRGELVAVRGAYQDVSAQHWTEVALAATRDRLAETEQQAIERNRLTLQLQHAIMPPATGPIDMPGLRAAVRYRPAEKEHLVGGDWYDAVALPTGEVLLCVGDVAGHGIDAATGMVSLRNALRGLAATGAGPAQLLTWLNLVAYHLTDHVTATAVAAVYDPAHRKLRWARAGHLPPIVRHRDGSATTLPLIRGSLLGAVRDVEYQEEELQLADGDILLIYTDGLIERRDRPVQETVSRLVTLVEGHGGELEHQLDTLLTYSTADTDDDTCVVGIEVTATP
- a CDS encoding calcium:proton antiporter; this encodes MVAALRSFLTSWTSVTPVLGVVVLALAWGRDLGPVFVAVVAIALGATVLAAVHHAEVVAHRVGEPFGSLVLAVAVTVIEVALIVTMMVSGGPEAGSLARDTVFAAVMITTNGIVGISLLAGARRYGVTLFNPEGSGAALATVATLAALSLVLPTFTSSTPGPAFSPAQLAFAAVASLALYGTFVLTQTVRHRDFFLPVAADGEVKEDDHADPPSNRAALGSLALLLVALVAVVGLAKVESPAIESGVRAAGFPQSFVGVVIALLVLLPETLAATRAARRDRMQISLNLAYGSAIASIGLTIPAIALASVWLPVQLLLGLGSTQIVLLALTVVVSVLTVVPGRATRLQGGVHLVLLAGFLVLAVNP